DNA from Laspinema palackyanum D2c:
GTAAATTTTAGGGAAATAATTGGCAATCCGATCCGCTGCCCAGTTCCGGGCTACCATCATAGAACCCCTCCAGGAAGGGGTCAGAGGGAGTGGGGGATGCTGACGAGGGGGAATGGGTCGAAATTTGGGCGATCGCCTCCTGCGATCGCACAATCACTAAAGTTTCACCCTCTTCGACTCGGCGCAAGTATTCCAATGGATCCCGTTGAATTTCCTCAATCGTTACTCTAACCATAAAAAAACACCGCTCACACGAAAGCATTTGCTACAAACTAGCCCAGAAACCTACAGCCTAGAAACCTTCTGTCATCACCTCTGCCTCCTCACCCAAATCTTACAAAGAAACCCGTAGTAGGAAGGGGTCTGGTTTCCAATTTAGGGGGATTTCTAGGATAGTTTCATCCTTTGAGTGATCAATCGCTAAACAATTGTTCTAGGTCTTGTCTGCCCTGTACAACCCGCAAGATTTCGACTATTTCTCCTCTGACCCGATAAAAAATAATGTAGCCATCTAAAGGTAAGCCGCGCAAATCAGCCAATAAATACTCGTAACTTTTTCCCAGATAAGGAAACTGAGTTAAGTATTTACATTTACGGTTAAATTCTTGAAAAAACCGCTCCCCTGCTGTCAGATTTCGTGCTAAAAAATACTCAGAAATCTGATTCAAATCTTGACTGGCGGATAGGGATATCCGGTACTGACTCACTGCGCTTCTCCCTTGGCTTGGTGAAAACGCTCCAGAATGTCTAAAACAAAGGTTTCCCCATCCAAACCTTCGCCATTATCCAATTCTAAGGCGGCAGATTGTACTTTAGCGCGGGTTTCCGTAAGCCAGTCTTGGTATTCAGTTTGCAATTTTTCTAGCAATTTAAACGCTGCATTCACCACTTCATCAGGATGGCTAAAATTGCCCTGGGCTAACTGGGCGGCGATAAACTCTTCTTGTTGCTTGTTTAAGGTAATTTGCATGACGTTCTCCCGAAACCTGCTTTCTCGCCATTATAGCGAGTGGGTAGGTGATTCGGATGCAGGTAAAGAAACCCCGTTTCTTGCCCTCCACCCACATCCCATAAACCCAGTTTCTGCCCTAACCTTTGCCGCCTCACCCCAATCGGATTGAGCAACCCGGTTTCTCAACCCCTCAACCCCTCCAACCGCAGAAAATACACCCGCCCCCCATTTAATATCATCATTAATCCGGTCTAACGCACCCTAATCCTACTGACTACATTCGTTTTAGCAATTCATCGTACTCCTCGGGTGTGCCAATCCAATACCAGTAAATAGGGTCGCCTTCGAGTAAACCAAAAACACGATAATTGAGACTGACACGAGCAGTATAAATCCGTTGTTTCTGACTGACTTGCTTGAACTGAAGACTCGGATGATCAGGATCTTCTTGCCAAAGGGCGTAAGCTTTATTGGCTTATTCTTGAACTGATGCAGGCAAATCACTTAGCCGCTTGCGAAATGACTTTGTGAGGCTTGATTTCATTTTTGAGTTGGGAAGACCTCATCAAGTGGAACAGTTTCTCCTGCTGCGATCTCCTGCCGCACCATTGCCGCCATCTGATCCCATTGATCGTCTGTCGTTGTAGCAAAACGGATTTCCCATTTTTGCTCATCCTGCAACTGTGCCAAAAATCGAGCCGCGATCGCATCTTGTTGGTCGGGTGGGAGTTGTTGGATTTGGGCGATCGCCTGTTGAAGTAGTTCTGTCATTTTTCAGTAGCAGTTAACACCGCCAAATCACATCGCTTCTGTATTTTACCCAAGGCTGTGATTTTTTGGGTAGGGTGGCCAGTTCCGTCCCCGTCTCCAAATCCCACAGTTTCAGGGTTTTATCATCCGATGCCGAGACCGCTCGTTTTCCGTCCGGGGCGATCGCGACTGCCATTACCCTGCTACTATGCCCACTGAGGGTGGCGAGTTCCGTCCCCGTCTCCAAATCCCACAGTTTCAGGATTTTCTCATCCGATGCCAAGACCGCTCGTTTTCCGTCCGGGGCGATCGCGACTGCTGCTACACCCCCACCGCAGAAAATTCACATCGACGCTAATCATGCCATTGTTCCTGAATACCTTGGCGAATGGCAGCTTCCATATCTTCTAGGGTTTTGGGGGGACCTTGATATTTCAAACACCCGGCAACTTCATTTAAGGTTGTAAGAAGAAAAGGGGATTTGGGCTGAATTAAAATTCCTTTGCCAGTGTCCGTTAAGATGATTTCTGTTCCGACTTCTAAGGGATAGTTTTTTCGCATTTCTGGAGGAATAATAACCTGTCCTGTTTCAGAGACTTTAATGATTTTCATGGATAAATCAGGTAAGTTTTAGGGAAATAATTGGCAATCCGATCCGCTGCCCAGTTCCGGGCTACCATCATATAGCCCATCCAGGAAGGGGTCAGGGGGAGTGGGGGATGCTGACGAGGGGGAATGGGTCGAATTTCGGCGATCGCCTCATGCGATCGCACAATCACTAAAGTTTCACCCGCTTCGACTCGGCGCAAGTATTCCAATGGATCCCGTTGAATTTCCTCAATCGTTACTCTAACCATAAAAAAACACCGCTCACACGAAAGCATTTGCTACAAACTAGCCCAGAAACCTACAGCCTAGAAACCTTCTGTCATCACCTTT
Protein-coding regions in this window:
- a CDS encoding type II toxin-antitoxin system RelE/ParE family toxin, translating into MSQYRISLSASQDLNQISEYFLARNLTAGERFFQEFNRKCKYLTQFPYLGKSYEYLLADLRGLPLDGYIIFYRVRGEIVEILRVVQGRQDLEQLFSD
- a CDS encoding AbrB/MazE/SpoVT family DNA-binding domain-containing protein — translated: MKIIKVSETGQVIIPPEMRKNYPLEVGTEIILTDTGKGILIQPKSPFLLTTLNEVAGCLKYQGPPKTLEDMEAAIRQGIQEQWHD
- a CDS encoding WD40 repeat domain-containing protein, with amino-acid sequence MASDEKILKLWDLETGTELATLSGHSSRVMAVAIAPDGKRAVSASDDKTLKLWDLETGTELATLPKKSQPWVKYRSDVIWRC
- a CDS encoding ribbon-helix-helix domain-containing protein codes for the protein MQITLNKQQEEFIAAQLAQGNFSHPDEVVNAAFKLLEKLQTEYQDWLTETRAKVQSAALELDNGEGLDGETFVLDILERFHQAKGEAQ
- a CDS encoding type II toxin-antitoxin system Phd/YefM family antitoxin, which gives rise to MVRVTIEEIQRDPLEYLRRVEAGETLVIVRSHEAIAEIRPIPPRQHPPLPLTPSWMGYMMVARNWAADRIANYFPKTYLIYP
- a CDS encoding type II toxin-antitoxin system Phd/YefM family antitoxin; this encodes MVRVTIEEIQRDPLEYLRRVEEGETLVIVRSQEAIAQISTHSPSSASPTPSDPFLEGFYDGSPELGSGSDCQLFP